The sequence below is a genomic window from Deltaproteobacteria bacterium.
TGTTGTCAGGACTGTTATGAAGATTAACTCTGAGATAAATGGAGCCTATGTCTTTTCCAGTGGCAAAAATATGGGTGTATTTAAGGGTGTTGGTATGCCCGTGGAGATTGCAAGGTTTTTTAGGATAGATGAATATGAAGGTTATATATGGACAGGTCATACAAGATTTCCTACAAATACACCGGGCTGGTGGGGAGGCGCGCATCCGTTTACACTCCTTGACTGGTCTATTGTCCACAACGGTGAAATTTCATCATACGGAATAAACAAGAGATACCTTGAGATGTATGGATATAAACTTACACTTCTTACAGATACAGAGGTTGTAGCATATCTTTTTGATTTATTAGTGAGAAGACACGGATTGGCTGTAGAGACCGCATGCGCAGCCCTTGCAGCACCTTTCTGGAAGAAGATTGATGCTCTGCCTGATGATGAGAAAAATACAATGACTGCCCTTCGCATGATATACGGCAGTGCACTCATGAACGGGCCATTTTCAATCCTCTTCGGGCACAGCAGGGGGCTTGTTGGGTTTAATGACAGGATAAAACTGCGGCCCCTTGTTGCAGCAACAAAGGGAAAGACTGTTTATATGGCAAGTGAGGAGTCTTCAATAAGGGAGATATGTCCGAATCCTGAACAGGTCTGGGCACCAAAGGCAGGGGAGCCTGTGATTGTGGAGTTGGAAAAATAGAATCAAGGCTAAAGCCTTGAGTTACATGTAACTGAAACCTTCAGGTTTGGGCTGTGGAGGTTTACAGTGTTTAAAAGTCTGGCAGTGCCGGGTGGAGTGTTTATTCATGGGGTGGAGATAATGTCCTTATTGATACATTCAAGTGTGTCAAGTGCTTAAGATGTTATCACTACTGTCCTGAAGAGGCAATCACCATAGAGGATAATCCTGTCCGATATAGGAATAATGCAAACTGGGGTTTTTATCAGATAAGAAATATCAAGAGGCAGG
It includes:
- a CDS encoding glutamine amidotransferase family protein; protein product: VGIINKDGKRISGGITAKALCLMNDRGNGLGAGYAAYGIYPEYKDLYAFHIMYDEPSSKTDAEEFIKRNYHIEKKESIPAAQVEGIKISPILWRYFVKPLAERPERETAGLPDDDFVVRTVMKINSEINGAYVFSSGKNMGVFKGVGMPVEIARFFRIDEYEGYIWTGHTRFPTNTPGWWGGAHPFTLLDWSIVHNGEISSYGINKRYLEMYGYKLTLLTDTEVVAYLFDLLVRRHGLAVETACAALAAPFWKKIDALPDDEKNTMTALRMIYGSALMNGPFSILFGHSRGLVGFNDRIKLRPLVAATKGKTVYMASEESSIREICPNPEQVWAPKAGEPVIVELEK